In Fusarium pseudograminearum CS3096 chromosome 1, whole genome shotgun sequence, one genomic interval encodes:
- the SYN1 gene encoding SYN1, translating to MEPLAHNGSSFAQSDPNAILNECRDIDRGIDTVEQNLEQLRMIQQRTLDDADSSGSSAANRQLDALSTETMSLYRELTERVRTIKSSPEASSAKNNPHVTRIDRRLKAAITQYQQVESQFRKRTQDQMARQYRIVRPDASEQEIQAAVEDTTGGQVFSQAMMQSDRQGRARAALSAVQDRHQALQKIEQQMVELAQLFQDMDTLVVQQEAAVTQIEQKGEEVVENLDKGNEEIGVAVNTARKTRKKKWICLGICVAIIVVIVIIVLIYIFVIKGQNNNNNNNGNNNKRRAIEAASDAIMHTAVMPSRLARRVAGGNEAASLISSVAGRIHMPQLPNN from the exons ATGGAGCCCCTTGCTCACAACGGTAGCTCCTTTGCTCAAAGTGACCCCAACGCTATTCTTAATGAGTGCCGTGATATCGACCGTGGAATCGACACCGTTGAGCAGAACCTCGAGCAGCTTCGTATGATCCAGCAGCGAACCCTCGACGATGCCGACAGCTCGGGCTCCAGTGCCGCCAACCGTCAGCTCGACGCTCTTTCTACTGAGACCATGTCGCTTTACCGTGAGCTTACCGAGCGAGTTCGCACCATCAAGTCCAGTCCCGAGGCCAGCTCTGCCAAGAACAACCCTCATGTTACTCGTATTGATCGCCGCCTCAAGGCTGCCATTACCCAGTACCAGCAGGTCGAGTCGCAGTTCCGAAAGCGAACCCAGGACCAGATGGCCCGTCAGTACCGTATCGTTCGCCCCGACGCCTCTGAGCAGGAGATCCAGGCCGCTGTTGAGGACACAACTGGTGGTCAGGTTTTCAGCCAGGCCATGATGCAGAGTGACCGTCAGGGTCGCGCCCGTGCTGCCCTGAGCGCCGTTCAAGACCGTCACCAGGCCCTTCAGAAGATCGAGCAGCAGATGGTCGAGTTGGCACAGCTCTTCCAGGACATGGACACTCTCGTTGTTCAGCAGGAGGCTGCCGTCACCCAGATTGAGCAGAAGGGCGAGGAGGTTGTCGAGAACCTCGACAAGGGTAACGAGGAGATTGGTGTGGCTGTCAACACTGCCCGCAAGACtcgcaagaagaagtggatcTGCCTGGGTATCTGTG TGGCTATTATTGTCGTTATTGTCATTATCGTCCTCATCTACATCTTTGTTATCAAGGgacagaacaacaacaacaacaacaatggtaacaacaacaagaggcGAGCCATCGAGGCTGCTTCTGACGCTATCATGCACACAGCTGTCATGCCCTCCCGTCTAGCTCGTCGCGTCGCTGGCGGCAACGAGGCCGCTTCTCTCATCAGCAGTGTCGCAGGAAGAATCCATATGCCCCAGCTACCGAACAACTAA